In Rhodovulum sulfidophilum DSM 1374, the following are encoded in one genomic region:
- a CDS encoding NAD-dependent epimerase/dehydratase family protein produces the protein MSLAVTGATGLVGRFFVEEALAAGEPVTVLGRTPPPPGFFSAPTGFRPYALGDRPDLSGIDALIHCAFSHLPGRYRGGEGSDPEGFTRANLDGSVALFETARAAGTGTVLFLSSRAVYGRYPPGTGLTETLPPYPDTLYGKVKAEAERRLFALASDCFAPVALRATGIYGPAGPGRAHKWQSLFDDFRQGRPISPRRGTELHGEDLAAAARILRDTGARGIFNASDILLDRHDLLALMARAERIERLLPPRSDSPVSAMRCDRLASLGWEPGGIARLHATLPALCRPCPAG, from the coding sequence ATGAGCCTCGCCGTCACCGGTGCCACCGGCCTTGTCGGGCGCTTCTTCGTCGAAGAGGCGCTGGCGGCGGGCGAGCCCGTCACCGTGCTGGGCCGCACGCCGCCGCCGCCCGGTTTCTTTTCCGCCCCGACCGGGTTTCGCCCCTACGCGCTTGGCGACCGCCCGGACCTGAGCGGCATCGACGCGCTGATCCATTGCGCCTTCTCGCATCTGCCGGGGCGATACCGGGGCGGCGAGGGCAGCGACCCCGAGGGCTTCACCCGCGCCAATCTCGATGGCTCGGTCGCGCTTTTCGAAACCGCGCGCGCGGCCGGAACCGGTACCGTCCTGTTCCTGTCCAGCCGCGCGGTCTATGGCCGCTATCCGCCCGGCACCGGCCTGACCGAAACCCTGCCCCCCTATCCCGACACGCTTTACGGCAAGGTCAAGGCCGAGGCCGAACGCCGCCTCTTCGCCCTCGCCAGCGACTGCTTCGCCCCGGTCGCCCTGCGCGCCACCGGCATCTACGGCCCCGCAGGCCCCGGCCGGGCCCATAAATGGCAATCGCTCTTCGACGATTTCCGCCAGGGCCGCCCGATTTCGCCCCGCCGCGGCACCGAGCTTCATGGCGAGGACCTCGCCGCCGCCGCCCGGATACTGCGCGACACCGGCGCCCGCGGGATCTTCAACGCCTCCGACATCCTGCTCGACCGCCACGACCTCCTGGCGCTCATGGCGCGGGCCGAACGCATCGAGCGCCTCCTGCCGCCCCGCTCGGACAGCCCGGTCAGCGCCATGCGATGCGACCGCCTCGCCTCCCTCGGCTGGGAACCCGGCGGGATCGCCCGGCTGCACGCGACCCTCCCCGCGCTCTGCCGCCCCTGCCCGGCCGGCTGA
- a CDS encoding STAS/SEC14 domain-containing protein, whose protein sequence is MIDITEETAEGLLEIRATGRVTEQDYETILIPALTRALDWGAPVRLLYQVGPDFEGYSAGALWADARLGLKHWRGFGKIAVVTDSDKIEAGVRMFGFTLPCPVRTFDLDEIDAARLWLRESLGTIHFEEIGADALQVQLIGRLDSASYKTRSPDLDAYAAAHDRFRLMVDLRRFEGWQGPSALGEHVNLVRHHRHQPYRIAVVGDKSWMKLAETLLPLMLDAKAKYFDEDDYAAGRAWLLT, encoded by the coding sequence ATGATCGACATTACCGAAGAGACCGCCGAAGGCCTGCTCGAAATCCGGGCCACCGGTCGCGTCACCGAACAGGATTACGAAACCATCCTGATCCCCGCCCTCACCCGCGCCCTCGACTGGGGCGCGCCGGTCCGGCTGCTCTATCAGGTCGGCCCCGATTTCGAGGGCTATTCCGCAGGCGCGCTCTGGGCCGATGCCCGGCTCGGGCTGAAGCACTGGCGCGGTTTCGGAAAGATCGCCGTCGTCACCGACAGCGACAAGATCGAGGCCGGGGTCCGGATGTTCGGCTTCACCCTGCCCTGCCCGGTCCGGACCTTCGATCTGGACGAGATCGACGCCGCGCGGCTCTGGTTGCGCGAATCGCTCGGCACGATCCATTTCGAGGAAATCGGCGCGGACGCGCTTCAGGTCCAGCTCATCGGGCGGCTCGACAGCGCCAGCTACAAGACCCGCAGCCCCGATCTCGACGCCTATGCCGCCGCCCATGACCGGTTCCGCCTGATGGTCGACTTGCGCCGTTTCGAGGGCTGGCAGGGGCCGTCGGCGCTCGGCGAGCATGTCAACCTGGTCCGCCACCACCGCCATCAACCCTACCGGATCGCCGTCGTCGGCGACAAGTCGTGGATGAAGCTGGCCGAAACCCTGCTGCCCTTGATGCTCGACGCCAAGGCCAAGTATTTCGACGAGGACGATTATGCTGCCGGCCGGGCCTGGCTTCTGACCTGA
- a CDS encoding AAA family ATPase produces the protein MYVAFFGLAHRPFGPAPCQGSLHWTDPHWHDFERLRLALIDGAPLALVLGRPGTGKTTFLRALLRDETLTDIFRPAFHTNPTGDGPTLLRWILSAFGAEAGAADPDRLLARVGTVLAEIRAAGRLPLLAIDEAQGLSAAGLQMLDRVACPRQGALQGEGAALQIVLAGLPDLEPHLEQSHPSRLGLSRDSMVRLQPMTAAETADYIRSRIVAAGGDADGLFDPGALALIHDQAHGLPRLVNTICDRSLNAAFGAGRPRLDGAFIREVLAEWQEDSGDPLCLLECPAPSPPRAPQTAPPGARPRPVAQPPPPDAAAVPSIPPPPISAPLSASSSVSASGAVSAPGPSPAPPPRRRPRGRRLLAASTGAGLGLAAVFVGGALIVGLPSGPGTPIDATSPRLAGAGAVPESRRAARLSDRSQAAGTVPGAGSAETGSTETGSAAERLARTRTRIEAAETRLADTLSELERLAARLRDATKETGAAEARRDAARDAAKRAAADFAQLQDRIAEAELRLDALDRRLAEGDADRLTGLQATAAPPAPKPRSDPAPAPLPATSPLELDAASADPRVAQRQYRHALGSTDPLDIAIAYSRAAVNGQSRAAYYLGQIYEVGDGVERDIDTARQWYRIAAAEVAAAQVRLEDLPEAPADPDRATARPLASSRSDGVIELVWQGSGPFVVELAAEPGPPAARFATALTAARLTLPAHPSLLWWRIRAGRSAPTEWQRIDPR, from the coding sequence ATGTATGTTGCATTCTTCGGACTGGCGCATCGACCGTTCGGCCCCGCGCCATGCCAGGGGTCCCTGCATTGGACCGACCCGCATTGGCATGACTTCGAGCGCCTGCGCCTGGCGCTGATCGACGGCGCGCCTCTGGCGCTGGTGCTGGGCAGGCCCGGCACCGGCAAGACCACCTTTCTGCGCGCGCTCCTTCGCGACGAAACCCTGACCGACATCTTCCGGCCGGCCTTCCACACCAATCCCACCGGAGATGGCCCCACACTCCTGCGCTGGATCCTCTCGGCCTTCGGCGCCGAAGCGGGCGCGGCCGATCCCGACAGGCTCCTGGCCCGGGTCGGGACCGTGCTGGCCGAGATCCGCGCTGCCGGCCGGTTGCCGCTGCTGGCAATCGACGAGGCACAGGGTCTGTCCGCTGCCGGTCTTCAGATGCTCGACCGGGTGGCGTGCCCCCGGCAAGGCGCCCTGCAAGGCGAAGGTGCGGCCCTCCAGATCGTGCTGGCCGGTCTGCCCGATCTCGAACCGCATCTCGAACAGAGCCATCCCTCGCGTCTCGGCCTGTCACGGGACAGCATGGTCCGGCTGCAGCCGATGACCGCGGCCGAAACCGCCGATTACATCCGCAGCCGGATCGTGGCTGCCGGAGGCGATGCCGATGGGCTTTTCGACCCCGGGGCGCTGGCGCTGATCCATGACCAGGCCCATGGCCTGCCGCGTCTGGTCAATACGATCTGCGACCGTAGCCTGAACGCCGCCTTCGGCGCGGGCCGGCCCCGCCTCGATGGCGCTTTCATCCGCGAGGTGCTGGCCGAATGGCAGGAGGATAGCGGCGACCCCCTCTGCCTGTTGGAGTGCCCCGCCCCCTCGCCGCCGCGGGCGCCACAGACGGCCCCACCCGGCGCCCGCCCGCGCCCCGTTGCGCAGCCTCCGCCGCCCGACGCGGCCGCGGTCCCCTCCATCCCGCCACCGCCGATATCTGCGCCGCTTTCCGCGTCATCTTCCGTATCGGCTTCCGGGGCGGTCTCTGCGCCTGGGCCCTCACCCGCGCCGCCGCCGCGCCGCCGTCCGCGCGGCAGGCGGCTTCTGGCGGCCTCGACCGGCGCCGGGCTCGGCCTTGCGGCGGTCTTCGTCGGAGGCGCCCTGATCGTCGGCTTGCCGAGCGGGCCCGGAACGCCGATCGACGCGACCTCCCCCCGCCTGGCCGGTGCGGGCGCGGTTCCCGAAAGCCGTCGCGCGGCGCGGCTTTCGGATCGGTCGCAGGCGGCGGGGACGGTCCCCGGCGCAGGAAGCGCCGAAACAGGGTCCACGGAAACAGGCTCTGCGGCCGAGCGGCTGGCCCGGACCCGAACCAGGATCGAGGCGGCAGAGACCCGGCTTGCGGACACCCTGAGCGAGCTTGAGCGGCTCGCGGCACGGCTGCGCGACGCCACCAAAGAAACCGGCGCGGCCGAAGCCAGGCGCGACGCGGCGCGGGACGCGGCCAAGCGCGCCGCGGCCGACTTCGCGCAATTGCAGGACCGGATCGCCGAAGCGGAACTGCGCCTCGACGCGCTGGACCGACGGCTGGCCGAGGGCGACGCCGACCGGCTGACCGGATTGCAGGCCACCGCCGCGCCGCCCGCCCCCAAGCCCCGGTCTGATCCAGCCCCGGCGCCGCTCCCGGCCACCTCGCCGCTTGAGCTCGACGCCGCGTCGGCCGATCCACGGGTGGCGCAGCGCCAGTACCGGCATGCGCTCGGCAGCACCGATCCGCTTGATATCGCCATCGCCTATTCCCGGGCGGCGGTGAACGGGCAGAGCCGCGCCGCCTATTACCTCGGCCAGATCTACGAGGTCGGCGACGGCGTCGAGCGCGATATCGACACCGCGCGGCAATGGTACCGGATCGCCGCGGCCGAGGTGGCAGCGGCTCAGGTCAGGCTCGAGGACCTGCCCGAAGCTCCCGCCGATCCCGACCGGGCCACGGCCCGGCCGCTGGCCTCAAGCCGGAGCGATGGCGTGATCGAACTGGTCTGGCAGGGAAGCGGTCCCTTCGTGGTCGAACTGGCCGCCGAGCCCGGCCCGCCCGCGGCCCGCTTCGCAACGGCTCTGACGGCGGCGCGCCTGACCCTGCCCGCGCACCCGTCCCTGCTGTGGTGGCGGATACGCGCCGGGCGCAGCGCCCCCACCGAGTGGCAGAGGATCGACCCGCGCTAG
- a CDS encoding TAXI family TRAP transporter solute-binding subunit: protein MSLFSRPFSGLQAGLLVIFTAIAGLVTATSVPAQTFEKNILTGGPTGTYIQFGRDIAGIAAECGITLNVRESAGSLENFVGVRQRSFTQFGIVQSDVLEYLRTYAANDPEMARTIAGVRIAFPLYNEEVHLLARADIGSLADLAGRRVAVGVENSGTHVTATLVLDLAEVAAERVQIGPDESLRQLLAGEIDAFFYVAGAPTKLFQTPEIAAGQFHLLALTDPVLQAVYTPATIPEGTYPFQTGPVEAVAVKAVLMTYDYRIRKNRYHRASCDAVRSISHLVLRRFDALKETGHSKWSQVDLTDIPPGWEVAACVNMGIDPEFSLPCTREDATAGPGANEANALYRRRVCAAIGGC, encoded by the coding sequence ATGTCCCTTTTCAGTCGTCCCTTTTCCGGCCTGCAGGCAGGCCTTCTTGTCATTTTCACCGCAATCGCGGGCCTGGTTACGGCGACGTCCGTCCCGGCCCAGACCTTCGAGAAGAACATCCTGACCGGCGGCCCGACCGGCACCTATATCCAGTTCGGCCGCGACATCGCCGGTATCGCCGCGGAATGCGGCATTACGCTCAATGTCCGGGAAAGCGCCGGCTCGCTCGAGAATTTCGTCGGCGTCCGGCAACGGAGCTTTACCCAGTTCGGCATCGTCCAGAGCGACGTGCTGGAATATCTGCGCACCTATGCCGCGAACGATCCCGAGATGGCGCGCACCATCGCCGGCGTGCGGATCGCCTTTCCGCTTTACAACGAAGAGGTCCATCTGCTGGCCCGCGCCGATATCGGCAGCCTTGCCGATCTGGCGGGCAGGCGCGTCGCGGTGGGCGTCGAGAACAGCGGCACCCATGTCACCGCGACGCTGGTGCTCGACCTTGCCGAAGTGGCGGCAGAGCGCGTGCAGATCGGTCCCGACGAGTCGCTGCGCCAGCTGCTGGCAGGCGAGATCGACGCCTTCTTCTATGTCGCTGGGGCGCCGACGAAGCTGTTCCAGACCCCCGAGATCGCGGCCGGGCAGTTCCATCTTCTGGCGCTGACGGACCCGGTGCTGCAGGCGGTCTATACGCCCGCGACGATCCCCGAGGGCACCTATCCGTTCCAGACCGGGCCGGTCGAGGCGGTGGCGGTCAAGGCGGTGCTGATGACCTATGATTACCGGATCCGCAAGAACCGCTATCACCGGGCAAGCTGCGACGCGGTCCGCAGCATCTCGCATCTGGTGCTGAGGAGGTTCGATGCGCTGAAGGAGACCGGCCACTCGAAATGGAGCCAGGTGGACCTGACCGATATTCCGCCCGGCTGGGAGGTCGCAGCCTGCGTCAATATGGGGATAGATCCCGAATTCTCGCTGCCCTGCACGCGTGAGGACGCCACAGCCGGTCCCGGTGCGAATGAGGCAAATGCGCTCTATCGCCGCCGGGTCTGCGCCGCCATCGGCGGCTGCTGA